The window CAAACGGGAAAAAAGAAGCCAAGCGCAAGAGCGACGGTGCAGGTCCCGCAGTCGGCCTCAAGTGAGGCTCCCGTGCCGATATGACAACACGGGAGGGTACAAGCAGAGTAAACGACGACAGCACTTGAAGTTCCGCTCTACTCTGCATCACAGGATAACGTCACGTCTCCGAGGTAGCGTAATGCACTGCCCCTTACAAACCGCGGCACTCCCCTCCTTGCCAGACGCCGAAGAGGCGGGGCGCTCCTTCATGTGGCccacgcgcagctccggcagGTAGCTGCGCGCGCCCGTCGTGTGGCCATACACACCGCCGTTGAAGGCGGCCGTCGCGTCCTTGCCCACGTacgcaagcagcagcgctcgtCCACCAGGGTGCGTGTTCAGCCAGCTGATCTTCTTGTCCGTCTGCGCCCACGCAGGGTCCACGGGGATTGGCCGCTCGAGGTCCAGCACGTAGCCGTCCATCACCAGCAGCTTGCGGCcctgctccacctccgcccgCACGTCGTCCCACGCGTACTCCTTGTCCGCCGGCACCTCCAGCTGCTTCACCTTCTCGACCGCCTCCTGAAGTTTGCGCCcgtgcgtgcacacagcctgcaccgcggcggcgcggtcGACGACagtgcgcggcgcacgctgcaAGTTGTCGCAGAAGCCCAGAAAGCTGCACATAAATATGTACCACTTCGTCATATCAATGTGGTACCACAGATGACCGTTGCGGTAGTCGTTCGGGAACTGGTGGTGGTAGTTGTGGTAGCCCTCGCCGAGGTTTATGATCGCGAAGACGACGGAGTCGTGCGGTGTCTTGTCATCCGCGTACGGCCTCGTGGCGCCAAAGAGGTCCGTGTGCGCGAGGCTGTTGATGAAGAAGGAGAACTGGTGTACCAGAAAGATCTTGAGCCACACCACCCAGAAGAACGCACCCGCCCACTCACCAGTGGTTGCGCCGGCCACCATGAGAGGGATCAGGATCCCTGTCATGGTCGCAATGGCGGCAAAGTACTTGCGCTGGAACTCCACGACGAGGCTGTCCTTCAGGTCGGACACATCTGCGTCGCCGAGCAGATCGTAGTCCATGCGCATGACGAACCAGCCAAAGTGCGTGAAGATgaagccgcggcgcgcgtcGTACGGGTCCTTGGAGGTGTCCGTGTACTTGTGGTGGACGCGGTGGTTTCGAGCCCACCACTTGATGGAGCCCTGGAACGCGCCGGCACCGATGAAGGCGCACACCCACTGCATCGCCTGCCCGCCGGTGAAAGCACCGTGTGAGAAGAGACGATGATAGCCGGTCGTCACCCCCACCATGCCGGTGACAACACCAAAAAATGCAAGCCATTGCAGAAGCGAGAAGGATAAAGggacgcgcaggcacaaCCCAAGCAGCACGAACAGCAGTGGCACACCGATGATGTAGATGCCGATCCAGTTGTACTGGAAGTTGCCCTTCGACCACTGCGGCACCTCACGCTCCTCTTTGGGCTTCGTTTCATCCGTGGAAAGGACGCTGCAG of the Leishmania donovani BPK282A1 complete genome, chromosome 14 genome contains:
- a CDS encoding stearic acid desaturase, putative; this encodes MLQAVQNLFTCSVLSTDETKPKEEREVPQWSKGNFQYNWIGIYIIGVPLLFVLLGLCLRVPLSFSLLQWLAFFGVVTGMVGVTTGYHRLFSHGAFTGGQAMQWVCAFIGAGAFQGSIKWWARNHRVHHKYTDTSKDPYDARRGFIFTHFGWFVMRMDYDLLGDADVSDLKDSLVVEFQRKYFAAIATMTGILIPLMVAGATTGEWAGAFFWVVWLKIFLVHQFSFFINSLAHTDLFGATRPYADDKTPHDSVVFAIINLGEGYHNYHHQFPNDYRNGHLWYHIDMTKWYIFMCSFLGFCDNLQRAPRTVVDRAAAVQAVCTHGRKLQEAVEKVKQLEVPADKEYAWDDVRAEVEQGRKLLVMDGYVLDLERPIPVDPAWAQTDKKISWLNTHPGGRALLLAYVGKDATAAFNGGVYGHTTGARSYLPELRVGHMKERPASSASGKEGSAAVCKGQCITLPRRRDVIL